A section of the Sedimentisphaera cyanobacteriorum genome encodes:
- a CDS encoding sodium:solute symporter family protein: MNIIDYLIFGIYMLCVLGVGFYHFFKNKSSEDYYVGSRSIKATHVGFSIVATDVGGGFSIGLGGVGFAMGLSGSWLLFTGLIGAWLTAVFIIPKIKKLDEKEGYLTYPDFLRYKYSDKVALAAALISGIGYLGFTGAQMLAGAKLASTTILQKNPFEMDPILFSLLVIAVITVVYTVFGGLKAVIYTDTIQWMILLSGLIFITIPATLFEIGGLSALRETLPKEYFTLTNIEASTFINWMVTIIPIWLIGMTLYQRMYACKDEKQARKAWFTAGLLEYPVMAFTGVFLGMCARVIYPEADSEAALPMLIRDVLPIGVTGIVIASYFSAIMSTADSCMMASSGNFVNDLLERHIIGKKSHKTSVRLSMAATFVIGTLAVILAAQFSTVLNAILYAYSFMVSGLFVPTLGAYFWKKSSSAGALAGMLAGGVPTLLMLTNILKLPAPIAKYGLDPSAYGIFLSAVFFIAFSVAIPEKNTPEGGQTAK; the protein is encoded by the coding sequence ATGAATATTATAGACTACCTGATATTCGGCATTTATATGCTTTGCGTTTTAGGGGTTGGTTTTTATCACTTCTTCAAAAACAAAAGCTCTGAGGATTATTATGTAGGCAGCAGGTCTATCAAAGCAACACATGTGGGTTTTTCAATCGTAGCCACGGACGTGGGCGGAGGATTTTCAATAGGCCTGGGCGGCGTTGGCTTTGCTATGGGACTTTCTGGAAGCTGGCTTTTATTTACCGGCCTTATAGGCGCATGGCTGACTGCTGTATTTATAATACCCAAAATCAAGAAGCTTGATGAAAAAGAGGGCTATCTGACATATCCAGACTTTCTGCGTTATAAATACAGCGACAAGGTTGCTCTGGCAGCGGCATTAATCTCAGGTATTGGTTATCTCGGCTTTACAGGAGCTCAGATGCTTGCCGGTGCTAAGCTCGCCTCTACAACAATTCTCCAGAAAAACCCCTTCGAGATGGACCCGATTTTGTTTTCTCTGTTAGTGATAGCGGTAATAACAGTTGTTTACACAGTTTTCGGCGGCCTTAAAGCCGTAATATATACAGACACAATCCAATGGATGATACTGCTCAGCGGGCTTATATTCATCACTATACCCGCTACACTCTTCGAAATCGGCGGGCTTTCAGCATTGAGAGAAACTCTGCCTAAAGAATACTTTACGCTTACTAATATAGAAGCTTCTACATTCATAAACTGGATGGTAACAATAATCCCCATCTGGCTTATTGGCATGACACTTTATCAAAGGATGTATGCCTGCAAAGATGAAAAGCAAGCAAGAAAGGCGTGGTTTACAGCAGGTCTGCTTGAATACCCGGTGATGGCGTTTACCGGCGTTTTTCTTGGAATGTGCGCAAGGGTTATATATCCTGAGGCAGACAGCGAAGCCGCCCTGCCAATGCTTATAAGGGATGTTCTGCCGATAGGGGTAACGGGCATAGTAATCGCATCGTATTTCTCTGCAATAATGTCAACAGCTGACAGCTGCATGATGGCCTCATCAGGAAATTTCGTAAACGACCTGCTGGAAAGGCATATTATTGGGAAAAAATCTCACAAGACCTCAGTAAGGCTGTCAATGGCTGCTACATTTGTAATCGGAACTCTTGCAGTAATACTGGCTGCTCAGTTCAGCACGGTGCTTAATGCCATCCTGTACGCATATTCATTTATGGTATCGGGGCTCTTTGTGCCAACTCTCGGGGCATACTTCTGGAAGAAATCCAGCTCGGCCGGTGCGCTTGCGGGAATGCTTGCAGGCGGAGTGCCTACGCTTCTGATGCTTACTAATATATTAAAGCTTCCCGCCCCGATCGCAAAATACGGTCTGGACCCGAGCGCCTACGGCATTTTTCTTTCTGCTGTCTTTTTCATAGCCTTTTCAGTTGCTATACCAGAAAAAAATACGCCCGAAGGCGGGCAAACTGCAAAATAA
- a CDS encoding glycoside hydrolase family 76 protein: MSKIQNDFRMPDGLYCKTLLDRTPAYAWGQGIVFGALAAVAKVDKSYLAEAEALADLIQSRYWCSSGGLSAYNASAGGCGDRYTDDNAWIVLAMLELYDITGKDIYIERSAQAMDFIMEFENGPDNTPSGGIRWHESNTCGTRTCSTAPVCLANLILYSNTGENRYLENGLRIYEWARDYGLQSDRGTFYEGVHCDGSLDYVKLGYDTAPFLQAAVELYEITGEQQYLRQAQNMAYALETEMINARTNVLHQTGKWGGHDMTNAFVDLYEADKNQRWINLAAGYIRFLHDSCMADGRYPADWDNASGEVSDDLIDQASAARAYWTLARTQGGAAPEYPILLFNHCSYQGWSLGLDYGSYTLEDLNFRGVLNNSVSSFMLEDNCNVRLYDAGNLSGERLTKTLSDNCLNYEGWGDKTSSLIISNSCSADSINPLIKTGNSEWTNSSVCYAEVGDSVSFQAQTDSLNCSWKGPNGFTSSGNVIKFEPALLLHSGVYTTVCTNSCGTVSEKMFKLNVSNPEGFPQERSNLALNKPVSADSNISGEYPALAVDGSLRNNSKWCASSGRIEPHWITVDLGDYYDVDTFVVAHAAAGGEYEGWNTSNFCIQASQNGQGGWDDILCIEGNSGSITRGVLEDPERIRFVRLNITSPTQGADSAVRIYEFQIFEAFAEHCLKSDIAGDSKDPDCVVDIQDYSSVSQSWAEFQNTGIVENSLSDFNGDSALSIDDLFIFSERWLSCIGSGCL; the protein is encoded by the coding sequence ATGTCAAAAATACAGAACGATTTCAGAATGCCAGACGGCCTTTACTGCAAAACGCTTTTAGACAGGACACCCGCGTATGCATGGGGACAGGGAATCGTATTCGGTGCTTTAGCGGCTGTGGCAAAAGTGGACAAGAGCTACCTCGCAGAAGCAGAAGCTCTGGCCGATTTAATACAAAGCAGATACTGGTGCAGCTCAGGCGGACTTTCCGCCTACAACGCCTCTGCTGGAGGCTGCGGGGACAGATACACAGACGATAATGCATGGATTGTTCTGGCAATGCTCGAGCTTTATGATATTACCGGTAAGGATATATATATTGAAAGATCTGCGCAAGCTATGGACTTTATTATGGAATTTGAAAACGGCCCTGATAATACCCCTTCTGGCGGCATTCGCTGGCACGAATCCAACACATGCGGAACAAGAACCTGTTCAACAGCTCCGGTCTGCCTTGCTAATTTAATCCTTTACAGCAATACTGGCGAAAACAGGTACCTTGAAAACGGGCTTCGAATATACGAGTGGGCGCGTGATTACGGTTTACAGTCTGATAGAGGCACGTTTTATGAAGGCGTGCATTGTGATGGGAGTTTGGATTATGTAAAGCTTGGATACGATACTGCGCCGTTTCTGCAGGCTGCCGTGGAGCTGTATGAGATTACCGGCGAACAGCAGTATCTCCGCCAAGCCCAGAATATGGCTTATGCCTTAGAAACAGAGATGATTAATGCACGAACCAACGTTCTGCATCAAACCGGAAAATGGGGCGGCCACGATATGACAAATGCCTTTGTTGATCTCTATGAGGCGGATAAAAATCAGAGATGGATAAATCTTGCCGCCGGATATATTAGATTTCTTCACGACAGCTGCATGGCCGATGGCCGCTATCCAGCAGACTGGGACAATGCAAGCGGGGAGGTTTCTGATGACCTGATAGACCAGGCATCTGCAGCAAGGGCATATTGGACACTCGCAAGGACTCAGGGCGGGGCAGCGCCTGAATATCCAATTCTGCTGTTTAATCACTGCAGCTATCAGGGCTGGTCTCTCGGCTTGGATTACGGCAGCTACACGCTTGAAGATTTGAATTTCCGGGGAGTGTTGAACAATTCCGTTTCCTCTTTTATGCTGGAAGATAACTGCAATGTAAGGCTCTATGATGCAGGCAATTTGAGCGGTGAGAGACTTACAAAAACACTCAGCGATAACTGCTTGAATTATGAGGGATGGGGCGATAAAACTTCCTCGCTGATAATTTCAAACAGCTGCTCTGCTGATTCTATTAACCCGCTGATAAAAACCGGAAACAGCGAATGGACGAATTCATCTGTCTGCTATGCGGAGGTTGGCGATTCAGTAAGCTTTCAGGCTCAAACTGATTCATTAAACTGCAGCTGGAAAGGCCCCAACGGATTTACATCTTCTGGAAATGTTATTAAATTCGAGCCTGCTTTGCTGTTGCATTCGGGTGTTTATACCACAGTCTGCACGAATTCTTGCGGAACTGTAAGCGAAAAGATGTTCAAACTGAATGTTTCCAATCCGGAAGGTTTCCCGCAGGAGCGTTCAAATCTGGCATTGAATAAGCCGGTTTCAGCTGACAGCAATATAAGCGGGGAATATCCAGCTCTGGCCGTGGACGGCTCTCTTCGTAATAACAGTAAATGGTGCGCAAGTTCAGGACGTATAGAGCCTCATTGGATCACTGTAGATCTGGGAGATTATTACGATGTTGACACATTTGTCGTTGCCCATGCCGCAGCAGGAGGCGAATATGAAGGCTGGAATACAAGCAATTTCTGCATTCAGGCAAGCCAAAACGGACAAGGCGGATGGGACGATATCCTCTGCATTGAAGGAAATTCCGGCAGCATAACCAGAGGAGTTTTAGAAGACCCGGAAAGGATTCGCTTCGTAAGGCTGAACATAACTTCTCCAACTCAGGGAGCAGATTCGGCAGTTCGAATTTATGAGTTTCAGATTTTCGAGGCCTTCGCTGAGCATTGTCTAAAATCAGACATAGCCGGCGATTCAAAAGACCCGGACTGTGTTGTTGACATACAGGATTACTCCTCGGTTTCGCAAAGTTGGGCAGAATTTCAAAACACCGGAATTGTTGAAAATTCATTGAGTGATTTTAACGGTGATTCAGCTTTAAGTATTGATGATTTGTTTATTTTCTCCGAGAGATGGCTAAGCTGCATAGGTTCAGGATGTTTGTAA
- the rpsD gene encoding 30S ribosomal protein S4 has translation MGNYTEPKVKLSRALGVPVAETPKHVSPKKTNRPGAHGYRRQKPTLYGVQLKEKQKIAYYYNIKNNQLRRYMKLAESSKDASDKVFQTLLETRLDNVVRRLRWARTIWQARQMVSHAHFKLNGRRVDIPSVRVKPGDVIEVKERSKKFVQQAAEEAGSLGLSVPEWIASDTSNMKASITRLPEFDEVRLPFDVDFSKIIEFYTL, from the coding sequence ATGGGAAATTACACAGAACCAAAAGTAAAGCTCAGCAGGGCTCTCGGGGTTCCGGTAGCGGAAACGCCCAAGCACGTTAGCCCGAAGAAGACCAACCGCCCGGGAGCGCACGGGTACAGAAGGCAGAAGCCTACCCTTTACGGAGTTCAGCTCAAAGAAAAGCAGAAAATCGCTTACTACTACAACATCAAGAACAACCAGCTTAGAAGGTATATGAAACTTGCAGAGTCTTCAAAGGATGCCTCAGACAAGGTTTTTCAGACACTTCTGGAAACAAGGCTGGATAATGTAGTTCGCAGGCTTCGCTGGGCAAGAACCATTTGGCAGGCAAGGCAGATGGTATCTCACGCTCATTTCAAACTCAACGGCCGAAGGGTGGATATCCCGTCTGTTAGAGTCAAACCCGGCGATGTGATTGAGGTGAAAGAACGAAGCAAAAAGTTTGTTCAGCAGGCTGCAGAAGAGGCCGGTTCGCTCGGACTCTCAGTTCCGGAATGGATTGCCTCAGATACTTCAAATATGAAGGCCTCCATCACAAGGCTGCCGGAATTTGATGAAGTTCGTCTTCCGTTTGATGTAGATTTCTCGAAGATTATCGAGTTTTACACGCTTTAG
- a CDS encoding MlaD family protein, protein MSREPNYFNIGLFLLTALLLLVVGVVVFGTGAVGAKKIYMESYFDESIQGLSVGSPLKYRGVEIGRVESIDLASKVYNSQLKDNQINKYGKYVRVVTAVDPQSAPESLIKKDDLSETNLRVRVTAQGITGISFLDVDYFTPAEDYPVLEYSWEPEYKCIPSTESMMNSFLSKAEDIMKEVSKVKFGQISSELNALLSKTNKAVDDTRIEKLSDNFIALTDDLTNTSETARKLISDLDISLKEGQLKSLQDSAIDTLEKIQDSAGEFDKGIASFDKLCNNANELLDIEDVEAENVTVPELLQQLRDTLIQIRTMAASNSRSIEKLIDNSKRLTDKLNETAEKINQQPSTVIFSNPPEKSEVLK, encoded by the coding sequence ATGTCAAGGGAGCCGAATTATTTTAACATAGGGCTTTTCTTATTAACAGCCCTGCTTCTGCTTGTAGTAGGGGTTGTTGTATTTGGCACAGGTGCTGTAGGTGCTAAGAAAATATATATGGAGTCTTATTTTGATGAGTCTATTCAGGGTTTAAGCGTAGGGTCGCCTCTTAAGTACAGAGGGGTGGAGATTGGCAGGGTTGAAAGCATAGATCTCGCCTCAAAAGTTTACAACAGCCAGCTAAAAGACAACCAAATCAATAAGTACGGAAAGTATGTTCGAGTTGTAACTGCGGTGGACCCGCAGAGTGCACCGGAAAGTTTAATAAAAAAAGATGACCTTTCAGAAACTAATCTTCGTGTCCGCGTTACTGCCCAAGGGATTACGGGAATATCCTTTCTTGATGTTGATTATTTTACTCCAGCAGAAGACTATCCCGTTTTGGAGTATTCATGGGAGCCGGAATATAAGTGCATACCTTCCACTGAAAGTATGATGAACAGCTTTCTGTCCAAGGCAGAGGACATAATGAAAGAGGTGTCGAAAGTTAAATTTGGCCAAATCTCCAGTGAGCTGAATGCCCTTCTATCTAAGACCAACAAAGCTGTTGATGATACGCGTATTGAAAAACTATCCGATAATTTCATAGCTTTGACAGACGATTTAACAAACACCTCAGAGACTGCGAGGAAACTTATTTCCGATTTGGATATATCTTTGAAAGAGGGACAGTTAAAGAGTCTTCAGGATTCTGCTATTGATACACTTGAAAAGATTCAGGATTCTGCAGGTGAGTTTGATAAAGGTATTGCTTCTTTCGATAAACTCTGCAATAATGCTAATGAACTTTTAGATATAGAAGACGTGGAAGCCGAAAATGTTACTGTTCCTGAGCTTCTCCAACAGCTCAGGGATACCCTTATACAGATAAGAACTATGGCCGCTTCAAATTCACGCAGCATCGAAAAACTCATTGATAACAGCAAGAGGCTTACGGATAAACTTAACGAAACTGCCGAAAAAATCAATCAGCAGCCTTCAACGGTAATTTTTTCTAATCCTCCAGAAAAGTCTGAGGTGCTTAAATGA
- a CDS encoding ABC-type transport auxiliary lipoprotein family protein has product MRQLIIILTAAFMCGCASETMSVKDLYLLEPDLPEESLEAPELPINVGHFYTADAFDYKNFTYRKAEGVYEIDHYRKFISPKNSMVQSRLSQWLDSIGFNVQPENIKSEYIITGIINEFYADFENKPKPEAVIELKIFISTRNADPISSKTFKARKLIREADEKNTIDSWEQCLEEIFPEAAQFISNAVKARLDENQ; this is encoded by the coding sequence ATGAGACAACTGATTATTATTCTTACTGCCGCTTTTATGTGCGGCTGTGCAAGCGAAACGATGAGCGTAAAAGATTTGTATTTGCTGGAGCCAGACCTGCCTGAAGAGAGTTTGGAGGCTCCTGAATTGCCAATAAATGTCGGGCATTTCTATACAGCAGATGCGTTTGACTACAAAAATTTTACTTACCGAAAAGCTGAAGGCGTTTATGAGATAGACCATTACAGGAAATTCATTTCCCCTAAGAACTCAATGGTACAAAGCCGCCTGAGTCAATGGCTTGATTCAATCGGATTCAATGTTCAGCCGGAAAACATCAAAAGCGAATATATTATCACCGGCATAATCAACGAATTCTATGCTGATTTTGAAAACAAGCCGAAACCTGAAGCGGTAATAGAGCTGAAGATATTTATATCTACAAGAAACGCCGATCCGATAAGCTCAAAAACATTCAAAGCTAGAAAATTGATTCGTGAAGCCGATGAGAAAAATACCATTGATTCCTGGGAGCAGTGTTTAGAGGAAATCTTTCCTGAAGCTGCCCAGTTTATCTCAAACGCAGTTAAGGCAAGGCTCGATGAGAATCAGTGA
- a CDS encoding 7-carboxy-7-deazaguanine synthase QueE, with protein sequence MRISEIFYSIQGEGRLAGVPSLFIRTAGCPLNCPWCDTDYAKSFEEGEEMSVAQILRRAEAREGSNVVITGGEPLIQEELPELCYALRGICPHITLETSGILPADDLAVDLMSISPKLSNSVGDAEKSAEYFHPEIISELIEEYSSQIKFVISDLQDVLEAGRAVEQISAIGRADLMLMPLASTLEEYQIKASEVAQYCLGFGYTFCPRLQLTLFGGGRGA encoded by the coding sequence ATGAGAATCAGTGAAATATTCTATTCGATCCAAGGTGAGGGGCGTCTTGCCGGCGTACCGTCCTTATTTATCCGTACAGCGGGCTGCCCACTGAACTGCCCATGGTGCGATACTGATTATGCAAAATCATTTGAGGAGGGTGAAGAAATGAGCGTTGCTCAAATCCTTCGCAGAGCTGAGGCAAGGGAAGGCAGCAATGTCGTAATCACTGGAGGTGAGCCGTTAATACAGGAAGAATTACCAGAACTCTGCTACGCCCTGCGAGGGATCTGCCCGCATATTACTTTAGAGACAAGCGGGATACTCCCTGCAGATGACCTTGCGGTGGATCTTATGAGCATAAGCCCGAAGCTGAGCAATTCAGTTGGCGATGCAGAAAAATCCGCTGAGTATTTTCATCCGGAGATTATCTCGGAGCTTATAGAGGAGTATTCCTCGCAGATAAAATTTGTAATATCTGATTTGCAGGATGTACTTGAAGCGGGCAGGGCGGTGGAACAGATATCGGCCATCGGAAGGGCTGATCTAATGCTTATGCCTTTGGCTTCTACTCTCGAGGAATACCAAATCAAGGCGTCTGAAGTTGCTCAGTACTGTCTTGGTTTTGGATACACCTTCTGCCCGCGTTTGCAGCTCACCTTGTTTGGCGGCGGAAGAGGGGCTTAA
- a CDS encoding radical SAM protein, which yields MARKRVIIDCYTDEPAGLGVPPFLGTHPRIVFGELKGKADCLTIDDLRVFSLAMKLTDSKLDPPTGKTRIDLLNRTRSPEEVKKLLSSADQIIAVAGLQTPGKYLAAQPAGLKEISRLLKPSKATKILTGPAASVGTQQMGGFAAEMPESGIFNHIREYNFDNYEDMQASFMKGAGLLKQIPSERIIEIETGRGCSRRSGCSFCTEPLKQKLSWRSPELIIEEVKELNDNGASRFRLGKQSCIYSYMNSDPEKIEQLLSGIKALKPSVFHIDNANPAFVNKELTELFVKYLTPGSTAAMGAETFDPEVCRLNNLNSSPENTFRAAEIINQSGRIYGDNGMPALLPGINILLGLEGETERTLELNLLTLKNMLEKDLFVRRINIRQVVPFPGTMLYERAGDKYLRKNKHLYSAWARRVREEIDLPMLKRIFPEGHKLYGLLAETHEGNVTFLRHLGSYPIIVGIRQRLQLGRFYDAKITGHMLRSLTGELI from the coding sequence ATGGCAAGAAAAAGAGTAATAATCGACTGCTACACTGATGAACCTGCCGGTCTTGGAGTGCCTCCGTTTTTAGGAACGCATCCGAGGATAGTTTTCGGAGAACTCAAAGGAAAGGCAGACTGCCTAACTATAGACGACCTGCGAGTGTTTTCGTTAGCTATGAAACTTACCGACAGCAAGCTCGATCCTCCTACAGGCAAAACACGAATCGATCTCTTGAACCGAACCAGAAGCCCTGAAGAGGTTAAAAAACTGCTAAGCTCTGCTGACCAGATTATTGCAGTTGCAGGCCTTCAGACTCCCGGTAAATATCTTGCCGCTCAGCCTGCCGGTCTTAAGGAAATCTCGAGGCTGCTGAAACCTTCCAAAGCCACCAAAATCCTCACAGGCCCAGCGGCCTCCGTTGGTACTCAACAGATGGGCGGTTTTGCTGCTGAGATGCCTGAGAGCGGAATATTCAATCATATTCGAGAATACAATTTTGATAATTACGAAGATATGCAGGCCTCTTTTATGAAAGGGGCGGGGCTTCTCAAACAGATACCGTCGGAAAGAATTATCGAGATTGAAACCGGCAGGGGGTGTTCCCGTCGGAGCGGCTGTTCATTTTGCACAGAGCCTCTCAAGCAAAAACTCTCATGGAGAAGCCCGGAGCTGATTATCGAAGAGGTTAAAGAATTAAACGATAACGGGGCTTCACGTTTCAGACTCGGCAAGCAGTCGTGCATATACAGCTATATGAATTCAGATCCCGAAAAAATTGAGCAGCTCCTTTCGGGCATAAAAGCACTTAAGCCTTCGGTTTTCCATATTGACAATGCCAATCCGGCTTTTGTAAATAAAGAGCTTACCGAGCTGTTCGTTAAATATCTCACGCCCGGAAGCACCGCAGCAATGGGAGCGGAAACATTCGATCCGGAGGTTTGCCGGCTAAATAACCTAAACAGTTCACCAGAGAACACGTTCAGAGCGGCAGAGATTATAAATCAGAGCGGGCGGATTTATGGAGATAACGGTATGCCTGCATTGCTTCCCGGTATAAACATTCTGCTCGGCCTTGAAGGTGAAACGGAACGTACTCTTGAGCTGAATCTCCTGACGCTGAAAAATATGCTCGAGAAGGATCTGTTCGTTCGCAGGATAAATATAAGGCAGGTTGTCCCGTTCCCCGGTACAATGCTTTATGAAAGGGCGGGGGACAAATATCTGCGAAAAAACAAACACCTGTACTCCGCGTGGGCTCGCAGGGTTCGAGAAGAGATAGACCTGCCGATGCTCAAGAGGATATTCCCCGAAGGACATAAATTATACGGTCTGCTTGCTGAAACCCACGAGGGAAACGTAACTTTCCTGCGTCATCTGGGCAGCTATCCGATCATCGTAGGCATAAGGCAGAGATTACAGCTCGGTCGGTTTTACGATGCTAAAATTACCGGCCATATGCTCAGAAGTCTCACCGGAGAGCTTATTTAG
- a CDS encoding SPFH domain-containing protein: protein MSGSIIIAEISVGGIIAFLFGILVVIALIKTARVVPQKTAFLIETLGKYKKTLSAGFHILIPFIDKVAYKHTLKEQAIDVPPQQCITKDNISVEVDGVLYLRVIDAVKASYGIDNYHFASIQLAQTTMRSVIGKLELDKTFEVREEINQTIVDAVDNASDPWGVKVTRYEVKNIIPPQSIKDAMEKQMRAEREKRAMIAESEGQRQAKINRAEGVKQESISLSEGEKMKRINEAAGRASEIKLVAKATSEGLKMISTAINEPGGADAVNLRIAEQYIGEFGRLAKTNNTMIIPSDLADISGFIKTASEVVKNQSISPKNPANQKTQKDRNAKSSAAQQQ, encoded by the coding sequence ATGTCAGGTTCAATTATCATAGCAGAAATATCAGTAGGCGGAATCATTGCATTTCTCTTTGGGATTCTGGTTGTTATTGCACTTATCAAAACAGCACGGGTGGTTCCTCAGAAAACTGCATTTCTAATTGAAACCCTCGGAAAATACAAAAAAACACTCAGCGCAGGCTTTCATATTCTTATCCCGTTTATCGACAAGGTGGCCTATAAACATACGCTCAAGGAACAGGCAATTGATGTTCCCCCTCAGCAGTGTATTACCAAAGACAACATTTCCGTTGAGGTTGACGGCGTACTTTATCTTCGTGTTATCGATGCGGTGAAAGCATCTTACGGAATTGACAATTATCATTTTGCCTCAATCCAGCTCGCTCAGACAACTATGAGAAGCGTTATAGGCAAACTCGAACTCGACAAAACTTTCGAGGTTCGGGAGGAGATAAATCAGACAATTGTTGATGCTGTTGATAATGCTTCAGATCCTTGGGGCGTTAAGGTAACAAGATATGAAGTAAAAAATATTATCCCGCCCCAGAGCATCAAGGATGCAATGGAAAAACAAATGCGTGCTGAGCGTGAGAAGAGGGCTATGATAGCCGAATCCGAAGGGCAGAGACAGGCAAAGATCAACCGAGCTGAAGGCGTTAAGCAGGAGTCTATAAGCCTCAGTGAAGGCGAGAAAATGAAGCGGATCAATGAGGCAGCGGGAAGGGCCTCAGAGATCAAGCTTGTTGCCAAGGCCACATCCGAAGGCCTCAAGATGATTTCTACCGCTATAAACGAGCCCGGCGGAGCTGATGCGGTTAATCTTCGCATTGCTGAGCAGTACATCGGCGAATTCGGCCGGCTTGCCAAAACTAACAATACTATGATAATACCAAGCGACCTTGCGGATATTTCAGGGTTTATCAAAACCGCTTCTGAGGTGGTTAAAAACCAGAGCATAAGCCCGAAAAACCCAGCTAATCAGAAGACTCAAAAAGACAGAAACGCTAAAAGCTCAGCAGCCCAGCAGCAGTAA
- a CDS encoding NfeD family protein, giving the protein MDWLSNFTDPFFLWMVAGIVLIFLEFSFPGFIVVFFGIGAILTAIITQLVSGFVTVGFTAQMIMFTAFSVLSLIFLRKYAKRMFYGDQQSGGLNDFNEDDFTGKTVKVSKEIKPGLIGKVEFQGSVWNAESSERIKEGEYAEIISHKNLTLIVKKAGK; this is encoded by the coding sequence GTGGATTGGCTCAGCAATTTTACAGACCCCTTTTTCCTCTGGATGGTAGCTGGAATAGTTCTGATTTTTCTTGAATTTTCCTTCCCTGGTTTTATCGTAGTGTTTTTCGGAATAGGTGCAATCCTTACAGCAATAATCACTCAGCTGGTATCCGGATTTGTTACCGTAGGCTTCACTGCTCAAATGATAATGTTTACAGCGTTTTCAGTTTTGAGCCTTATTTTTCTGAGAAAATATGCCAAGCGTATGTTCTACGGCGACCAGCAAAGCGGCGGCCTCAACGACTTTAATGAAGACGATTTTACCGGCAAAACTGTAAAGGTTTCCAAGGAAATAAAACCAGGACTGATTGGCAAAGTTGAGTTTCAGGGAAGTGTGTGGAATGCTGAGAGCAGCGAGAGGATAAAAGAAGGTGAATATGCTGAGATAATCTCTCACAAAAACCTTACTCTAATTGTTAAAAAGGCAGGCAAATAG